The region tagctaactggtttgcTTCGATTCCGGCCAGTTGCGATTCTTaaccgttgttgttgttgttgttgttctggtTTGTCGTTTCGTTAaatgtgtttcattggccctgaaaagcccctatggggagcggtcaattaagaattgcattgcattgcattgtaaGCGTCACGTAAAGGTGAGGTGAACGGGTCCAGGAACAGCCGTCAAGATACCGTCACACGCTCCAGACCTTGATagcaaaataacacaaacagcgatGATAAATATtgtgcgttggaatacaatgtttatcaccggtgtttgtgttattttcttaatcaagctacgatggcctaagaacaagagtttacaCGATATTGTTAGCAAAAGTTTTCGTCATGTCTTGGTCTGAGTCCCTCCCAGGGGTTTCGGGGAACAatggaacatggctaatttgaactggggaactgAGGGAACAATGACAAAAATTCCTAGGGAACAAGGGTACATAAATAATTGTAGGGATCAAAATGCTGGGAACAATTTAGAAAGTAAATCCAGGAACAGGGGGACACAAGCAAATGTTTAAAGGAAAGAAGGACCTTCTGGGAGGGACTCTTGTTTCTGTGTTGCCAACATAAAATGAATGACAGCAGTGAACTTGATTATTATGGGCGCCCATGACTAGAAGCGAACAACttccatactaagcctatgtcacggcatttttacaaaccgatctatttttaaacGAATGGGGTAggttctaaagaaactgtggtgctgcgtctgtGGAAAGTAGTAtacagaaatttggttttatcaacggagttgataatgcaaATTGACCACCGTgcagaaattctaaaagctgacgtttcgagcgttagccttctaaacctagttttggcgaaaatgagagtggctaaacggaaagctaagttgCTGCTAAGTGCGCTctggctaacgctcgaaacgtcagcttttagaatctctgctccgtggcaatttacattatcaactccgttgataaaaccaaattttcgatCCATTTTTAGACTACCCTTATCCCTCGGAAAAGAAAGTTCCGGTCCGGTGACGCAATGACgccaagttagtttcttgtgattggtcatcggggtcccacgggagtctcattcgcgggaaattcaatctaaaaataaatcggtctgtgaaaacgccgtgacaggaatactgcgctgttgttcgctccttcTCGTGGTTTCCTGATTATTAAGATAACTTTGCGATAATGAACgccatttttgcaaaacttggcgcgttttctttgaaaagaaagcttgttaGGCCATCCCCGAGGGTCCCAATGGGGTGGTGGCATTTACGGTTATCGGCTAAAATTTTGGCTCTTTTACGGCTAtcggttaatttttttcagttacggttaacaaaaaaattataaatcaatttcttttgtttcaaagagttaaatattaataaacctgtattttttgtatctttaaGCAAAATAAAGGTCTTGGGATCATCTCTGGATGAAATAAGTTATTTGATAGATCATACTTTTAAGTATTTCACTTCTAATACTATTTTACCCGTAGAAATGTCAACGGTTACTTTTACAAatctagggaacagtttcttttacGGTTAACTTTTTTTCACCCCATTTACGACTAACggttaaaatttttcaatttttacggCTATCGACTAAATTTTTGGACGTTTTACGCCTATCGGTTAACCCCATTAAGACCCTCATCCCcgtttttttctccgtttcgcgtcgtccgaccgacccaaattttgtgcattttccaaaaaaaaaaaaaaaaagttaacgacGTTTCtaagccatttttatgtcgcacaggagtttcggtggttgatcctttttcccacgctgtcttaattttgccacaacatccgccaacttttccgccatattgattttggattcacgtcttgttgttttcctggctccacagctaagatgccggggtaccaggcctccgattccgagaatgcttatgattttttttttaggttttttttttttcaatccgaccgaccgacccaatatcaggaaactcattcgacggtaaacaaaaaaaaaaaaggggatggccttaccTTAAGCCGTGCACAGGAGCCCATCGACTCCTAGCCATTATCAGTGTTTGAATTGCGCAGGTGATAGCCTTATAATAATTGATGATGGCCGGCCAATCTGTGCGCTGCATGAAAATACCTTTATTGTAACTTTTTACTCTCTCAAGAGAAGTTGTTCTAAATCTGTGGCTGCCAGGCACAAATTGAGCAAATTCAAACAAGTTCCTTTGGCTGTTTGCCCAAACGCAGATTTTGGACTGGCGTTTGCTCTGAGGACACACTGGAAATTTGTTAAATGTCACCTTGTCGGAtggaaaattgaaagaaaacagaggtcaACCGAGAGGTACATTATAGCATCATAGGTACATCATATTGTAGGTACATATAgcttttgcttaaaaaaatTAGTGCATTTTACAGTCTCATCATAATTCGTATTTTTGTTTCTCCTGAGTGATAATTAACTTTGAAATAGAATGTGATTATTCCAATAGAAAATGAATAATCCGGCACTTTATAACATTTGGCATTTTAGTATTCTGAGTGAACAACTGGTGGTTAATCCGCTCATTGTTACATTCTTCCTCAAAGTTGTTTTTCTCCAtacagcgtttttttttttttttttttggtgatgTTTCTACAACGGAAAAATACAAATACGAAACAGTTTCACTCGTATCTGTATCGTAGAAATGCTTCACGTTTTTGGCTGTTCTTGCTCGCTTATCATCTACATTAAAAGGCCTAACGACGAAAATGAAGACTTTTGAAATCGGTTTCAAAATGTGGAGACCCAGTttgaaaccgcatcgttttcaaGTAAAACGTTTCAGAGGCCAAAAAGAACCCGGCTTCGAAACACGATGACGTCAGAAGACCGAAAGAATTGTCTAATCAGTTGTAGCAGGTGAAAACCGGCACGAAAGCTCCGGTGTAGATGAAaaagattttcctttgttttcccTCATATGAAAATGAAGAATATCCGGCTGGTAACACATTACTTTGGAGAGGCCTCTGTATTCGCATAGTATAAACTTGGCCCGCAAACACGATGCATAATGTTCCAATAAAGAAACTGTGGAGAAGGTCTTGGCCTGTTTCAACAGTTTTTTGGCCGAATGCAGAGCTTTTCTGAGGCCTATGGCAAAAGGTGTCGTATCTTGGCTCCCTCGATAAAAAGCTAAGTATAGAAAATAATCATGGTTTCCTGTTGATCTGCGCGTGACACTGTATTGTCAGTTTCACGAAATGGAAGTGTCAAAAAATGCTGATTTTTGGACAAGATTTCTCCCGTCTGGCTTCGTGTTTCAATCAAGCCAAATTTAACGGACAAAGAGGAAAGCATTGAATATATGATTAGCAAACATACCCCGTGGTATAAATATTCGGTTTCTAGTTTCGTCAACAATTCTCAAAATAGACCATTAATATTTAAATTCGTATAAAATATTATGCATTCAGTAAATGCTCTGGGTCGGAGGCGCATCTGATTTTCGAACAGAAGTACCGATAAGGACATTCAGAAGAAAAGCATAGAGTATTTAAATAGAGTCTACAAGCATTTCTGTTTGAGAAAAACCTGTGATTGTCCGGCTGTAAAAAAGCACGTTTAACATTTGCTCTTGGCAGCCACCGTAGCGCTCTGCTTTTGGAGGTGATCAGTCCAAACAAGTTGACATCATTTTAGCATACAGCTTGAAAAGCTCGAAGTCGACTCCGTTTTAGGTTTCTCAGCCGTTTTATATTCATTGAATTTTTTAAAGCAAGCGTCCATGAATTTTGCAGCTGGTGGAAAGAAGATTAAAATAGGTGTGTTTAAGCAATTTGGCAATACACTCCTATAAAATGTGCTCGtgatttgcaaaaaaaattgttatcgCTGCTAATCGGATCTTcgctttcaaacatcagacgaGTAAAAACAAGGTCAgaaaataaactcatacaaatttAAGCTCGAACCTGAAAGTGAAGTCCAGAAAACGGAAATAAATTAGCATAACAAGAACCTGTCATTTTTTGACAGCTGCAACGTCAAGTTGGGTTACTTATTGTTCAGGAATAGTGCAAtgtaaattcttttttttcggCGTACGAAGCAAGTCAGTCTCGGTCGTTGCGTTTGAACTGCCAGACATTTCGACAGACATTTGAGGCGAAGGAAAACCGCAAAATGTAAACACTTGGAAGGGATTGACATCCAGACGAAATGATATTAAAGAAAGCTGCGGGGAACACAACAAATTATTCGGATTCAGCGAAAGAAATTTATGAATGCATTTATTGCTAGTTGAAGCGGAAAAAAAAGAGTGAAAAATGGCTATTACATCAAGGGTATTTCAATGTCTTGTGTACAGTTTGATAATTTATAGCTTCTCTTGCGATAAATTCACTGAAATCGCCGGCGAAGATCCCAGCGGACGAAACATAACAGAACGTGACGGGAACAAGGGAACTATTCTGAATTTAGACGAAGCCAAGCAGGAGATCAGCGATGCACGGAGCTTTCGCTTTGAACGACTTGAAAGCAAATTCGAGCGATGGAGATCGAACAAGGGCAAAACGGAATCTTCTAAACCTGTCGACGACGAGGACGATCGACTGGACGAAGACACAGAATCCAGCGGTGATTTGATGAATTCGCTCCAGGGTGATGCAGCTTCTCCGGCTGACGAAAAATATGATCAAAATATCTACTCGTCACAGCTGAAATTAAACAGTTCTGCCTCACATGCGCTTGACAGAACCTCGTCATCAAATAGTGACTTGGTTGTTGAGTCGACTCTTTCAAGCGCCGAGTCCATTTTGATCGGAACTGTGGTGTCTCCTCGAGGGGCGAATTTCACTCGTTCTGTAACGTCCGCTGCCATAATTACGACGCCTCCACTACCAAGGACTTCTGTATCAAGTATCAATGTACCTGGAACAGTCGATATCGCAACGGTTACTACGTCAACATCAAGCGAAGAAATCTATTTTCGAACAAATACAACCATATCCGCAACTCGCGATATTATTATTTCAAGATCAACGAATGTCTTCTTCGTAAATGGCTCTTCAAGCCCTACTTCGCGCCCAACAGTGCTGAGTACAATGCAATCGACGAAATTTGAAGGAACCACAAAAGAGGGACACGATGTGCAAAGTCAACAAGATCCTTCGCCGAAGTCAAAACAGAAGAATACTTTATTTGGTTTTGTAACAATTGAAATTCTTGTCGCCCTTCTCGCTGGCGCAGCGTGTACCGTTATATTGCTGATATTCCTTGTTTATCGCTTTAAAAAGCGCAACGAAGGAAGCTATGAGCTCCAGGAAACGCTAATGTTGAAACCGGGAGCCAGTGCTGAAGAGAAAGAAGTTTTCGTTTGAATTAGTAATGTTTATTCCATGTAATCCCTTTTTAGGAAGATTGTGTTGAGGGcgttaaatttttgtttgcagTGGGAATTGTCATTGCTTTGCAAGAGCGGATCGCGAAAGATAAGAATAGCAGGTGATATACCCGCCGATTTGGCACAGAAAATACTCGAAATCTCTTTGTGTCAGCTTACAGCGTTGTCCGGCGAGGAGACAGATGTCTTTCTTTTGATTGATGTCTCTCTCTATTTCATGCGTGACTGAAATTTTTTAGACGGCGATGATGTGGCTCACTTGGATCACAGCAACAGCTCAAAGAGATTTCAACAGGTATCACGAGAATCTGAAATGACCAAGTCTTCGAGCAGATAAGTAACCGCTCagggaaaatggaaaaatatgttAATTTCATCGTTGATATGTTAGGTGTTTGAACGTTTTATTTGTCTTCTTGAGAGTTGAAACAGAAATTAACAATTCACTTTAAGTAAAAGACGTAAAATGTATTTTTGAGTCGACTAAACGATAATTACGTCTTCCGCGACCGATTTTTTAACCAAGGCTTTTCTAATGTAACGACGTAACAGAAATTTCCCATATTTGCATGCAGATAAAAACATTTGAGGACCAAAACGTAATTTCTGAGAAGTACTTTTCGCTCATTTTACTTGTAAGTAAGTTCTGCACGGTTGGAAATTTAATACCAATATTTTCTTTAGTTGACTGATTTCTTGAGAAGATAGCTCTTGAGTTGTTGAAGAAGAGTGCGATTTTTATAGTTCCCGTAACACCTTGAAACTTACAATTAAGTGTGGAAATG is a window of Montipora foliosa isolate CH-2021 chromosome 5, ASM3666993v2, whole genome shotgun sequence DNA encoding:
- the LOC138003880 gene encoding uncharacterized protein gives rise to the protein MAITSRVFQCLVYSLIIYSFSCDKFTEIAGEDPSGRNITERDGNKGTILNLDEAKQEISDARSFRFERLESKFERWRSNKGKTESSKPVDDEDDRLDEDTESSGDLMNSLQGDAASPADEKYDQNIYSSQLKLNSSASHALDRTSSSNSDLVVESTLSSAESILIGTVVSPRGANFTRSVTSAAIITTPPLPRTSVSSINVPGTVDIATVTTSTSSEEIYFRTNTTISATRDIIISRSTNVFFVNGSSSPTSRPTVLSTMQSTKFEGTTKEGHDVQSQQDPSPKSKQKNTLFGFVTIEILVALLAGAACTVILLIFLVYRFKKRNEGSYELQETLMLKPGASAEEKEVFV